The Benincasa hispida cultivar B227 chromosome 11, ASM972705v1, whole genome shotgun sequence genome has a segment encoding these proteins:
- the LOC120091205 gene encoding uncharacterized protein LOC120091205 translates to MLMGNNAGEDIMDLDLNQEPLDQSYDSVIGLDTILNDLETAHGRIEERIRQLEAVTTRATRRQRWRHAPTVTEPADTAAAYVHLERHDTGDDSAAAQERTLHSGKTSKQNGSHLVAKALGMDPEPRTTGNKMGSFYDCNICLDVAKDPILTCCGHLFCWSCFYQLSYVHSNAKECPECQGEVTDTSIIPIYGHGNGNRAHKSKPNDSGLKVPPRPRAQRIESTRQQILFRGASSSLIEERIQQISNMIGAMGEQSRSQNFDVSHGRIERTNLLGRRRRASQVLPVPENESNQQSRSLQVSRLLLQGAASFSSLSSALNSAMDSAERLVEDLETYIHNHSATRSRPHSIPNNPNNGDPLSGIAATVQSDGIIPDPVGGITFLVPQFESSSRSMDIATSLENQTNSASEFDRIILPSPSTRRRSELPRRSDIDNEILQERRRRRLG, encoded by the coding sequence ATGCTAATGGGAAATAACGCAGGAGAAGATATAATGGACCTCGATTTGAATCAAGAGCCTTTGGACCAATCTTATGATTCAGTGATAGGGTTAGACACCATACTGAATGACCTTGAAACTGCTCATGGACGCATTGAAGAACGCATTCGGCAACTTGAAGCCGTTACAACGAGGGCTACACGGCGACAGAGATGGCGACATGCCCCGACTGTAACTGAACCTGCTGACACTGCAGCAGCTTATGTTCACCTTGAAAGACATGATACTGGTGATGATAGTGCTGCTGCCCAGGAAAGGACACTTCATTCGGGGAAAACTAGTAAACAGAATGGCTCTCATTTGGTAGCCAAAGCATTGGGGATGGATCCAGAGCCTAGGACCACTGGAAACAAGATGGGAAGTTTTTATGATTGTAATATATGCTTGGATGTTGCCAAGGATCCAATATTGACATGTTGTGGTCACTTATTTTGTTGGTCTTGCTTTTATCAGTTATCTTATGTTCATTCAAATGCCAAGGAGTGTCCTGAATGTCAAGGTGAAGTTACAGACACAAGCATCATTCCAATATATGGCCATGGGAACGGTAATCGTGCCCATAAGTCAAAACCGAATGATTCTGGTTTGAAGGTTCCTCCCAGGCCACGTGCACAAAGGATTGAGAGTACGAGGCAGCAAATTTTATTCCGAGGGGCATCATCTTCTCTCATTGAAGAAAGGATTCAGCAGATTAGCAACATGATTGGTGCAATGGGGGAGCAATCTCGGTCGCAGAATTTTGATGTTTCACATGGAAGGATTGAGAGGACTAATTTGTTGGGCCGAAGGCGTCGTGCCTCCCAAGTATTACCTGTTCCTGAGAATGAGAGCAATCAGCAAAGTCGATCCCTTCAAGTTTCTAGGTTGCTGTTGCAAGGTGCTGCCtcattttcatctctttcatctGCTTTGAATTCTGCAATGGATTCTGCTGAAAGATTAGTTGAGGACCTTGAGACATACATTCACAATCATAGTGCAACCAGAAGCCGCCCACACTCAATTCCTAATAATCCTAACAATGGAGACCCCTTGTCCGGTATTGCTGCAACTGTGCAATCGGATGGTATAATTCCAGATCCTGTTGGTGGAATCACCTTTCTGGTTCCCCAGTTTGAATCATCTTCTAGAAGTATGGATATTGCTACGAGTCTAGAAAACCAGACCAATAGTGCATCTGAATTTGACCGAATAATACTCCCATCTCCATCAACCAGAAGGAGGAGTGAGTTACCACGACGGTCAGATATAGACAATGAAATTTTACAGGAGCGAAGGAGGAGGAGATTGGGATGA